DNA sequence from the Prolixibacter sp. SD074 genome:
AATCGGCGGGTTCCCATGTCGCGGGAAGCGCATACGCAGAAAACGGGGAAAACACTACGTTCGAGCATTCCGAGCTTTAGGCCGGTACGCATTTCATCTTCGGTGAGTTCGCCTTTATCGAAGAAGAGTTCCATCAAATCCTCATCATTTTCGGCGGCCATTTCCACCAAATCGTTGTGCATTTGTTTGGCCTTCTCTTTCTCTTCTTCAGGAATATCGATGATTTTGGGTTCGCCACCATTGGCAGGCCATTCGTACATTTTCATTTTCAGTACGTCGACCACTTTGTTGAAACGGGTACCGGGATTTACAGGATACTGGATGATAGCCAGTTTATTGCCGAAAGCGGCTTTCGCCGAGTCAATTGACATGTCCCAGTTCGTGTTTTCGTGATCCAGGTGGTTCATCACGAAAATTAGCGGGGTGTGGAATTTGGCTGCGTTGCGGTTGGCAATTTCGGTTCCTACTTCTACTCCGTTCACGGTGTTAAAAACCATGAGTCCGGTAGCTGCAACACTGAGGGCGGGAATCACACCACCGACAAAGTCGTCCATTCCGGGCGTATCGATGATGTTCAGTTTGCAACCGTTGTATTCGGTATAGAGGACGGTTGGGTGAACGGAGTTTCCGTACTCCTGTTCAACCCGGTGATAGTCAGAAACGGTGTTTTTGTTGCCTACTTCACCCATTCGGTTGATAACGCCACCCTCGTAGAGCATTGTCTCCGCGAGGGTGGTTTTCCCGGCGCCGGCATTACCCAGTAACGTCAGATTCCTAATCTCATTGGTTTGGTATACTTTCATGTGTAGTCAAAGTTTTTAGGATGGAAAAAATGTTTAAAGGTTTCGAATAGAAAAACGACACCTGTTTTTATTTTCGGCAGGTGCCAAACAAGTCTATCAAAATTAAAAATTATTTAACAAGACACAATCCTTTCATGGTTGTGGCTTGACAGTTTTTCCCGGATGTGGACATTGGTTTTTCGTCTTAAATAACTTGTCATTCAGAATTATCGCATTTTTTTTCGCGGAAGCGGAAGGTAAGAAGAGGTTAAATTGAGGAGTGGAAATATGTTTTAGAATATATTTTATCGAATATAACCTCTTGAACTATACATAAAAAAGCATTTTGTTTTGAATATAATTGATTCCCGTTATATTTGTTCAGAAACATTTCCTGGGATTAAACTATCTGTACATGCAGCGATTTCCCTTCTTTAAGCAACTGGATGCCATGGACTGCGGTCCGTCGTGCCTCCGGATGATTGCAAAACATTACGGGAAAAATTTTTCACTTCAAACCCTGAGGGACCGAAGTTACCTAACCAGAGAAGGCGTATCCATGCTGGGAATATCGGATGCGGCCGAATCGATTGGGATGCGATCCATCGGGGCGCGGTCCTCCTTTGAGCAGTTGACGGAACAGGTTCCGTTACCTTGTATTGTCCACTGGAAACAGGAGCATTTTGTCGTTGTATATAAAATCAAAAGGGGGAAAATTTACGTAGCCGATCCGGCTTATGGCTTACTGAAATATTCGGTTAGCGAATTCATGAAAGGATGGACCGGCTCAACAGATACAGAGAATGCCAAGGGATTGTGCCTGCTGCTGGAACCGACCCCCGATTTTTATAATATCGAAGATGAGAAAACAAATAAATCTTCATTTCGGTTCCTGTTTGCATATCTGAAACCTTACAAAAAATTTTTGATACAGCTGGCACTGGGATTATTCCTGGGGAGTTTGTTCCAGCTGATTTTCCCGTTCCTAACCCAATCGATGGTCGACGTGGGTATCAATAACCGGAACATGGGGTTTGTTACCCTGGTGTTGGTAGCCCAGTTAGTGTTGTTCATTTCGCAAACGACCGTTGAATTTATCCGCAACTGGATTTTATTACATCTCACTACACGCATCAATATATCGCTGATTTCAGACTTTCTTGTCAAGCTAATGCGTCTTCCTATCGGTTTTTTCGATACCAAGATGATAGGTGATATGATGCAGCGCATTGGCGATCATGTCAGAATTGAGCAATTTTTAACGAACCAGTCGTTAAATGTGCTTTTCTCCATGTTTAATCTGGTGGTTTTTTCCATTGTTCTGGCTATCTACAGTTGGCAGATTCTGGCCATATTCCTGGTAGGAAGTATTCTGTATGTTATCTGGATTCTGATATTTATGAGGCGTCGCCGCGAGTTGGATTTTCGTCGTTTTGCTCAGTTATCCGATAATCAGAGTAAGCTGATTGAGCTGATAACCGGGATGCAGGAAATCAAACTTAATAACAGCGAAAAGCAAAAGCGCTGGGAATGGGAGCGCATTCAGGCCCGGTTGTTCCGGGTGAACGTGCAGCGGCTATCGCTTACGCAGACGCAGACCATTGGGTCGGGCTTTGTCAATCAGCTGAAGAATATTTTGGTTTCGTTTCTGTCGGCTAAGTTGGTTATCGAGGGGCAGATGACACTGGGTGCCATGGTGGCTGTATCGTATATCATTGGTCAGATGAATGCGCCGATTGAAGGTTTGATGAATTTCTTCCAAACGGCACAAGATGCGAAGATATCACTTGAGCGTTTGGGTGAGATTCATGAAAAGGAAGACGAAGAAAAGGCCGAAGAGCCGAAGATTACGGTTTTTCCGGAAAACAAGGAGCTGAGCATAAATAGTGTCCATTTTCAGTATGAAGGCCCGCATTCACCAATGGTTCTGAAAGATATCAATTTGCATATTCCTGCCGAAAAAACAACAGCCATTGTGGGAATGAGTGGAAGTGGAAAAACCACGCTGATAAAACTGATGCTGGGATTTTATCAACCGGTGAAAGGAGATATTCATCTGGGCGACATCCAGCTTCGAAACTTTTCAAGCCGCTTGTGGCGCGATAAGTGCGGTGTAGTGATGCAGGACGGATTTATTTTTTCGGATACCATTATAAATAATATAGCCGTTGGCCAGGAGACTATTGACAGAGAGCGAATGTTGCACGCTGTCAGGATGGCAAACATACAGGAGTATATCGAATCGTTGCCTCTTGGTTACAATACCAAGATTGGGCAGGAAGGCGTTGGATTGTCGCAGGGGCAGAAGCAGAGAATTTTGCTGGCCCGTGCCATTTATAAAGATCCCGATTTTATTTTCCTCGATGAGGCCACCAATGCACTGGATGCCAATAACGAGAAAATTATCATGGAGAATATGGAAGAGTTCTATAAAGGCCGTACCGTTGTTGTAGTGGCTCACCGTTTAAGTACGGTAAAAAATGCCGACCAGATTGTGGTGCTTGAAAAAGGAGCGATCGTAGAGCGGGGAACACATAAAGATTTAATTGCTAAAAAAGGACAATATTTTCATCTGGTGAAGAATCAGCTGGAATTGGGCGCCTGATTTTTTAGGGTGCTATTTATATATGTAACCGTTGCCGATTTTATGGATAAAAAGAGACACTTGGAAATCAGAAGCGAAGAAGTTCAGGATATTCTTGGACGTATACCTGCGTGGATAACACGCAACGGTACAACACTGGTTTTTGTAGTAATTGCCCTGCTTTTTATTGGTAGCTGGTTTTTTAAGTACCCTGATATTATTACGTCTCCCATTGTAGTCACCACCGAAAATCCGCCGGCCAACATTTTGGCCCGTGTCGATGGAAAGGTTACGCAATTATATGTGAAGGATAAAGAGCATGTTGAGAAAGGACAACGAATTGCATTGTTGGAAAACTCCGCCAATTTCGACGATGTACTCGATTTGAAAAAGCATTTACGCTGGCTCGCTCCTTTCTTTATCGATTTTGATTTAAAGAAACAGACTGTTTTCAGCGATAATTATACACTTGGGACCATTCAAACCAGGTATACCGCATTCCTGAAATTGTATAATGATTATGTTCATTTTTCAGAACGTAATTATTATCCCGGGAAAATCAAAGCATTACAGGTTCAGGTTCGGGTTTACCGGATATATTATGACCGGCAGTGGAGCCGTCGCAATGTAGTGTTGGAAGATTTGGGGCTGACCGAAAAGAAATTTAAGCGCGACTCATTGTTATATAAGAAAGGTGTTTTATCGCTGGCTGAGTTCGAAACTTCGAAACAAACGCTACTAAATAAGGAGTACGATTTTGAAGGCGTCCGGACCACACTCGCCGAAACACAAATGAAAATTCTGGATCTGCAGCAATCAGTTATCGACATGCAGAACAAATATGACCAGGAGAAAAAAGGACTGCAGCTTTCGCTGGAAGAGGCATACAATAACCTTCGGAGTGAGATTGATGTGTGGGAGTTAAATTTCATGATGAAAGCGCCGATTGAAGGAGAAGTGACTTTTACCAGGTTCTGGAGTGTAAACCAGAATGTAAAACAAGGCGAAAATGTATTTACGATTGTTCCTGATAAGCCCAGTCGTATTATTGGTAAAGTGAAATTGCAAATCCGGGGGTCGGGCAAGGTAGAGGTTGGACAGCGGGTCAACATCAAGTTCGATAATTATCCTTATATGGAATACGGAATGGTTGAAGGGCGTGTTGCCAAAATTTCACTGGTCCCGAATGATGATTACTATTCCTGTGAAGTTGATCTGCCCAATGGCTTGGTAACTAATTACGGGACGAAGCTCAGTTTTAACCACGAAATTTCCGGGTCGGCCGAAATCATTACCGAAGATCGCCGATTGTTACAGCGACTCTTCAATCCCATTCGTTCACTCTTCCGCGAACGCGTGGCCCGGTAGAACAATTTCCCTGCGAAAAATCTAAAATTCCTCAAAATCGCAGAGATAGCACTATTTTTTTTATCGAAAATGCGGTTTTGTCTTGAAAATGTGTAATTTTGCAAACCGATTTTAGGCAGGATCCGCGGCTGGATAGTAATAAACAGTGCTGATTCTCCGAAAAATAATATACCTTTGCAAACCATTTTGTGTGCGTAAATATATTAATGTTCAAATTTTAAACTTTTATGCCTACTATTCAACAGTTAGTACGTAAAGGGAGAAAACAGATTAACGAGAAGAGTAAGTCTCCCGCGCTGGACGCTTGTCCGCAACGTCGTGGCGTTTGTGTACGTGTTTACACGACTACGCCAAAGAAACCAAACTCAGCAATGCGTAAAGTTGCCAGGGTAAGGTTGACCAATGGTAAAGAAGTAAACGCTTACATTCCGGGTGAAGGACACAACCTGCAGGAGCACTCAATTGTGCTGGTGCGTGGTGGTCGTGTAAAAGACCTTCCTGGCGTACGTTATCACTTGATTCGTGGTGCGCTCGATACAGCCGGCGTTGAAGGTCGTACGCAGCGTCGCTCGAAGTATGGTGCCAAACGTCCGAAGAAATAAGCGATTTATTGCAGTTAATGAAATTAGTACAATTTAGTTATTTGTGTGGTGGTTTGGTTGAGTAAGGGCCTGTGCATGCAGGCTGGCAAACTGAAGACTGAACAACAGCTAATTCGAATAACACTTAACAAGAGTAACTAAAAATGAGAAAGTCAAAACCAAAGAAGAGGGTTCTGTTGCCAGATCCGAAATTCAATGACACACTGGTAACCCGGTTTGTGAATGACTTAATGCGTGACGGGAAAAAAACCACCGCATTAAAAATTTTCTATGATGCGCTCGCAATTGTGGATGAGCGGATGAAGGAAAACGAGCTTTCGTCTCTCGATATCTTCAAAAAAGCCCTTCAGAACATTACTCCAATGGTAGAGGTGAAAAGTAGGCGCGTTGGAGGGGCAACCTTCCAGGTACCGATGGAAATTCGGGGTGAACGTAAAACGGCTATTTCGATCCGTAACTTGATTGTTTTCGCACGCAAACGCTCAGGTAAATCAATGGCGGAAAAATTGTCCGCAGAAATCGTAGCAGCATTTAACGAGGAAGGTGGAGCTTACAAGAGGAAAGAAGATACCCACCGGATGGCAGAAGCGAACCGTGCATTTGCACATTTCCGTTTCTAGTCGTTTGGTGTAAGGTTATAGTAAAAGGATTCATGAATAGAGTAGTATTATTCACATGGCAAGGGATTTAAGAAATACCAGAAATATAGGCATCATGGCACACATTGATGCCGGCAAAACCACTGCCACCGAAAGGATTTTGTTCTATACTGGCCGTACTCACCGGATTGGTGAGGTTCACGACGGTGCAGCTACAATGGACTGGATGGAGCAGGAGCAGGAGCGTGGTATTACGATTACTTCAGCTGCTACATTTACCGAGTGGAAGTATAACGGTATTATTCATCAGATTAACATCATCGATACTCCCGGGCA
Encoded proteins:
- the rpsL gene encoding 30S ribosomal protein S12; protein product: MPTIQQLVRKGRKQINEKSKSPALDACPQRRGVCVRVYTTTPKKPNSAMRKVARVRLTNGKEVNAYIPGEGHNLQEHSIVLVRGGRVKDLPGVRYHLIRGALDTAGVEGRTQRRSKYGAKRPKK
- the rpsG gene encoding 30S ribosomal protein S7 — translated: MRKSKPKKRVLLPDPKFNDTLVTRFVNDLMRDGKKTTALKIFYDALAIVDERMKENELSSLDIFKKALQNITPMVEVKSRRVGGATFQVPMEIRGERKTAISIRNLIVFARKRSGKSMAEKLSAEIVAAFNEEGGAYKRKEDTHRMAEANRAFAHFRF
- a CDS encoding HlyD family secretion protein codes for the protein MEIRSEEVQDILGRIPAWITRNGTTLVFVVIALLFIGSWFFKYPDIITSPIVVTTENPPANILARVDGKVTQLYVKDKEHVEKGQRIALLENSANFDDVLDLKKHLRWLAPFFIDFDLKKQTVFSDNYTLGTIQTRYTAFLKLYNDYVHFSERNYYPGKIKALQVQVRVYRIYYDRQWSRRNVVLEDLGLTEKKFKRDSLLYKKGVLSLAEFETSKQTLLNKEYDFEGVRTTLAETQMKILDLQQSVIDMQNKYDQEKKGLQLSLEEAYNNLRSEIDVWELNFMMKAPIEGEVTFTRFWSVNQNVKQGENVFTIVPDKPSRIIGKVKLQIRGSGKVEVGQRVNIKFDNYPYMEYGMVEGRVAKISLVPNDDYYSCEVDLPNGLVTNYGTKLSFNHEISGSAEIITEDRRLLQRLFNPIRSLFRERVAR
- a CDS encoding peptidase domain-containing ABC transporter, which produces MQRFPFFKQLDAMDCGPSCLRMIAKHYGKNFSLQTLRDRSYLTREGVSMLGISDAAESIGMRSIGARSSFEQLTEQVPLPCIVHWKQEHFVVVYKIKRGKIYVADPAYGLLKYSVSEFMKGWTGSTDTENAKGLCLLLEPTPDFYNIEDEKTNKSSFRFLFAYLKPYKKFLIQLALGLFLGSLFQLIFPFLTQSMVDVGINNRNMGFVTLVLVAQLVLFISQTTVEFIRNWILLHLTTRINISLISDFLVKLMRLPIGFFDTKMIGDMMQRIGDHVRIEQFLTNQSLNVLFSMFNLVVFSIVLAIYSWQILAIFLVGSILYVIWILIFMRRRRELDFRRFAQLSDNQSKLIELITGMQEIKLNNSEKQKRWEWERIQARLFRVNVQRLSLTQTQTIGSGFVNQLKNILVSFLSAKLVIEGQMTLGAMVAVSYIIGQMNAPIEGLMNFFQTAQDAKISLERLGEIHEKEDEEKAEEPKITVFPENKELSINSVHFQYEGPHSPMVLKDINLHIPAEKTTAIVGMSGSGKTTLIKLMLGFYQPVKGDIHLGDIQLRNFSSRLWRDKCGVVMQDGFIFSDTIINNIAVGQETIDRERMLHAVRMANIQEYIESLPLGYNTKIGQEGVGLSQGQKQRILLARAIYKDPDFIFLDEATNALDANNEKIIMENMEEFYKGRTVVVVAHRLSTVKNADQIVVLEKGAIVERGTHKDLIAKKGQYFHLVKNQLELGA